In Flavobacteriaceae bacterium, the following proteins share a genomic window:
- a CDS encoding DUF4331 domain-containing protein, which produces MKKIKVVLGILVVATAGFFLVAADHIEAPAVSGGASDITDFYAFQGANTDNIVFVANVQGLLSPTATASASFDENTLIEFNIDTNNDNVEDLVIQAIPRDGEMFFFGPSAPVQPGLNSTILTDSNLQASVGITPYNEDIIVENVNGISYFAGPRDDPFFMDFSQFVSIVSGNATGFNNPGVDTFAGTNVLSVVVEVPKTLIGGTGTINTWVESKGIQ; this is translated from the coding sequence ATGAAAAAGATTAAAGTAGTATTAGGAATCCTAGTTGTAGCAACTGCAGGTTTCTTTTTGGTGGCAGCCGATCACATTGAGGCGCCCGCAGTAAGTGGTGGAGCTAGCGACATCACAGATTTTTATGCATTTCAAGGTGCAAATACAGACAATATTGTTTTTGTAGCAAATGTTCAAGGCTTATTAAGTCCGACAGCAACAGCTTCTGCCAGTTTTGATGAAAACACTCTTATAGAGTTCAACATTGATACTAATAATGATAATGTTGAAGACTTAGTAATTCAAGCTATTCCAAGAGATGGCGAGATGTTTTTCTTTGGCCCTTCTGCTCCTGTACAACCAGGGTTAAATAGTACTATTTTAACAGATAGTAATTTACAAGCGAGTGTTGGAATTACGCCTTATAACGAAGATATAATTGTTGAGAATGTTAATGGTATAAGTTATTTTGCTGGACCCAGAGATGACCCTTTCTTTATGGATTTTTCACAATTTGTAAGTATCGTATCAGGAAATGCAACTGGGTTTAATAATCCAGGAGTAGATACGTTTGCAGGAACAAATGTTCTTTCTGTAGTGGTTGAGGTACCAAAAACTTTAATAGGAGGTACAGGTACAATTAATACTTGGGTAGAATCAAAAGGGATACAATAA
- a CDS encoding DNA-binding response regulator encodes MRVIIIEDEKPSARRLERMLQKLDIQAEVLLHSVEESIKWFQNNLHPNLIFLDIQLSDGLSFEIFETINVKSAIIFTTAYDEYALQAFKLNSIDYLLKPIDEDDLVKAVSKYKDRAPKQQSVTLDFNDIKKMLVNPIEREYKKRFSVKIGQHLKLINIDEIECFYSENKGTYLYTSEGRNYLLDTTLEHLEDELEPDTFFRVNRKFYVNINAIKDMISYTNSRLQIKLNTYSEGEVIVARERVKAFKNWLE; translated from the coding sequence ATGAGAGTAATTATTATTGAAGACGAGAAACCATCTGCACGTCGTTTAGAGCGAATGCTTCAAAAATTAGATATCCAAGCAGAAGTATTACTACATTCTGTTGAAGAATCTATTAAATGGTTTCAAAATAATTTACATCCAAATCTTATTTTTTTAGATATCCAATTAAGCGATGGACTGTCATTCGAAATTTTTGAAACTATTAATGTTAAATCAGCTATTATCTTTACCACAGCGTATGATGAATATGCTTTACAAGCTTTTAAATTAAATAGTATTGATTATTTATTAAAACCTATAGATGAAGACGATTTAGTTAAAGCTGTTTCAAAATATAAAGATAGAGCACCAAAGCAGCAATCTGTAACCTTAGATTTTAATGATATTAAAAAAATGTTAGTAAACCCAATAGAACGTGAGTATAAAAAACGATTCTCGGTTAAAATAGGGCAGCATTTAAAACTTATTAATATAGATGAGATTGAGTGTTTTTATAGTGAAAATAAAGGCACTTATTTATATACATCTGAAGGACGAAACTATTTACTAGATACAACTTTAGAGCATTTAGAAGATGAATTAGAACCTGACACTTTTTTTCGAGTAAATCGAAAGTTTTATGTAAATATTAATGCTATAAAAGATATGATAAGTTATACTAATTCGAGATTACAGATAAAATTAAACACTTATAGTGAAGGTGAGGTTATTGTCGCAAGAGAGCGAGTAAAAGCTTTTAAAAATTGGCTAGAATAA
- a CDS encoding DUF1080 domain-containing protein, with amino-acid sequence MKNQILVIVVLIISIVSCAKSNTVEILFNEGDNNWEIKGTSSWSFQDNELVAVADSTRGFVVTKANYKNFELNLEFKPDNTINSGVFVRCNTDDISATNCYEINIWDLHPNQDNRTGAIVTRVKPLKKVETLNKWNTYKIICEGNVLNIWVNDILTATLEDDQLIEGTIALQAFEHGEIRFRNVTITQL; translated from the coding sequence ATGAAAAATCAAATACTTGTTATAGTTGTATTAATTATAAGCATAGTTTCTTGCGCTAAATCCAATACTGTTGAAATACTTTTTAACGAAGGAGATAATAATTGGGAAATTAAAGGAACATCATCTTGGTCGTTTCAAGATAACGAACTTGTTGCTGTTGCTGATAGTACTCGTGGTTTTGTAGTGACAAAAGCAAATTATAAAAATTTCGAACTCAATCTTGAATTTAAACCTGACAACACAATTAATTCTGGAGTTTTTGTACGTTGTAACACTGACGATATTTCTGCTACTAACTGTTATGAAATTAATATTTGGGATCTTCATCCAAATCAAGATAATCGTACCGGTGCTATAGTTACTAGAGTTAAACCTTTAAAAAAGGTAGAGACATTAAATAAATGGAATACTTATAAAATTATTTGTGAAGGCAATGTTTTAAACATTTGGGTTAACGATATATTAACCGCAACACTTGAAGATGATCAACTCATTGAAGGTACTATAGCACTTCAAGCCTTTGAACATGGTGAAATACGCTTTAGAAATGTTACTATAACGCAGCTTTAA
- a CDS encoding anti-sigma factor, which produces MDIKEYIESGILELYVAGSLSEKENKDVYSKMLQYPEVLQEVIKIESAIIKLTSSISPTSSKNLFSAIKQVLGLKGTEDDNDTKVINIVKPKTNWAAYTGWAASILLAAGLFWISNQNTRLENEIKVVEADNTFLEEQIEIANSNLEDSEKLVKVLTDRNVISVPLGGQAASPQAYANVYWDKDNNSIYLDAQGLPEPPEGKVYQVWSLTLNPLTPTNLGTIDDFATDSNKIFAIENANESQAFGITLEPAGGSESPTLEQLYTLGVVSTTTP; this is translated from the coding sequence ATGGATATAAAAGAGTACATAGAATCTGGTATTTTGGAACTTTATGTTGCGGGTTCTCTTTCTGAAAAAGAGAATAAAGATGTATATTCTAAAATGTTACAGTATCCTGAAGTTTTACAAGAGGTTATTAAAATTGAATCTGCTATTATAAAATTAACATCTTCGATATCTCCTACCAGTTCTAAAAACTTATTTAGTGCTATTAAACAAGTACTAGGGCTAAAAGGTACTGAAGACGATAATGACACTAAAGTAATTAATATTGTAAAGCCTAAAACAAATTGGGCCGCTTATACAGGCTGGGCTGCCTCAATATTATTAGCTGCTGGACTATTTTGGATATCCAATCAAAATACAAGGCTTGAAAACGAAATTAAAGTTGTCGAAGCTGATAATACATTCTTAGAAGAACAAATTGAAATAGCAAATTCTAATCTTGAAGATTCTGAAAAATTAGTTAAAGTATTAACAGATCGTAATGTAATATCTGTTCCTCTTGGAGGTCAAGCTGCTTCTCCTCAAGCATACGCAAATGTATACTGGGATAAAGATAACAATAGTATTTACTTAGATGCTCAAGGTTTACCAGAACCTCCTGAAGGAAAAGTTTATCAAGTCTGGTCATTAACTTTAAATCCATTAACCCCTACAAATTTAGGTACTATTGATGATTTTGCAACAGATAGCAACAAGATTTTCGCTATAGAAAATGCTAACGAATCTCAAGCTTTTGGTATTACATTGGAACCTGCAGGTGGTAGTGAATCACCAACTTTAGAACAACTCTATACTTTAGGAGTTGTTAGTACGACGACACCTTAG
- a CDS encoding DUF4331 domain-containing protein, with translation MKLNNIKLIALAIVASISMYNCNNDDDNDAIDLPTGPDFSGIFVQQDQVARPAVNTVFISSGSKDAFNETIPSLQSGVFQSMMQANLEALSPAYGAEGDANALGLDAATFTGLLSTDVLNVSLDGTTTFFDGTNVLTGRALADDVISVELLLIFGGEDGTENPQLSNDNVDANDRPFLTSFPYLAAPF, from the coding sequence ATGAAACTTAATAATATAAAATTAATAGCTTTAGCTATAGTAGCGTCTATTTCAATGTATAACTGTAATAATGATGACGATAATGATGCAATAGATTTGCCTACTGGACCAGACTTTTCAGGAATTTTTGTTCAACAAGATCAAGTGGCACGCCCAGCAGTAAACACAGTGTTTATATCTTCAGGAAGTAAAGATGCATTTAATGAAACAATACCATCTTTACAAAGTGGAGTATTCCAAAGTATGATGCAAGCTAATTTAGAAGCATTGAGTCCTGCATATGGAGCAGAAGGAGATGCAAATGCATTAGGATTAGATGCAGCAACATTTACAGGATTATTATCAACAGATGTATTAAATGTATCTCTAGATGGTACTACTACATTTTTTGATGGAACAAATGTCCTTACTGGACGTGCTTTAGCTGATGATGTAATTTCAGTAGAATTACTTCTAATCTTTGGAGGTGAAGATGGCACAGAAAATCCACAGTTATCTAATGATAATGTAGATGCAAATGACAGACCATTTTTAACATCATTTCCATATTTAGCTGCACCGTTTTAA
- a CDS encoding isopenicillin N synthase family oxygenase yields the protein MAKNKEDGIHAINQEFNKYEGVNKDHEYGLVENETVDQFDEDFVIQTCDMREFFEGGEEGKKAFAKKLGSALEEIGFAVLSGHGVETELYNLAESKVEELFKTVSLKERMAYEAQRHGSVNQGYFPIKETTKIHPDLVEGWVFCRRAFDLPDNSNYNESDYWPKPNFEPVFRQVVQSHEKLILPIMQSILSYLGCYTHLYDEKLSATNFGFRLNYYPAVSKEDDASGAGRMLGHEDIDLFTILPAQSVDGLQVYNRANGKWIRLNPDPGTIILNTGDYMQRITNDRLPSTTHRVSKPKEANLLNKSRITIPMAIYLWEDEILEVLPGLTPVKYKPISAIKFHTGITSKYYGDDYAVDK from the coding sequence ATGGCTAAAAATAAAGAAGATGGAATTCATGCTATTAATCAAGAGTTTAACAAATATGAAGGTGTTAATAAAGATCATGAATATGGTTTAGTAGAAAATGAAACTGTAGATCAATTTGACGAGGATTTTGTAATTCAGACTTGTGATATGCGTGAGTTTTTTGAAGGTGGTGAAGAAGGGAAAAAAGCATTTGCAAAAAAACTTGGGAGCGCTCTTGAAGAAATAGGTTTTGCTGTTTTATCAGGGCACGGGGTAGAAACCGAGTTATATAACTTAGCAGAAAGCAAAGTTGAAGAGTTATTTAAAACCGTATCTCTTAAAGAACGTATGGCTTACGAAGCTCAACGTCATGGATCTGTTAATCAAGGTTATTTTCCTATAAAAGAAACCACAAAAATTCATCCAGATTTAGTAGAAGGCTGGGTATTTTGCAGGCGTGCTTTTGATTTACCTGACAATTCAAATTATAACGAATCCGATTATTGGCCTAAACCCAATTTTGAACCTGTATTTCGACAAGTAGTGCAGTCTCATGAAAAATTAATTTTACCTATTATGCAGAGTATTTTAAGCTATTTAGGTTGTTATACTCATTTATATGACGAAAAATTATCTGCAACAAATTTTGGATTCAGACTTAATTATTATCCAGCTGTAAGCAAAGAAGATGATGCTTCTGGAGCTGGAAGAATGCTAGGTCATGAAGATATTGATTTATTTACCATTCTGCCAGCTCAAAGTGTCGATGGTTTACAAGTATATAATCGTGCAAATGGTAAATGGATACGATTAAATCCAGACCCAGGAACTATCATTCTTAATACTGGAGATTATATGCAACGTATTACAAATGATCGTTTACCCTCTACTACACATAGAGTAAGCAAACCAAAAGAAGCTAATTTATTAAACAAATCTAGAATCACTATTCCTATGGCGATTTATCTTTGGGAAGATGAGATATTAGAAGTATTACCAGGTTTGACTCCCGTAAAATATAAGCCTATATCTGCAATAAAATTTCATACAGGAATTACAAGCAAATATTATGGTGATGATTATGCTGTAGATAAATAA
- a CDS encoding OsmC family protein yields the protein MSLKKVSFLNREGQQLSGRLELPAEQQAHNFVIFAHCFTCNKNLSAVKNISRALTSNGFGVLRFDFTGLGESDGDFADTNFSGNVEDLISASKYLEENYLAPTLIIGHSLGGAASIFAASQLDSIKAVATVGAPSNPKHVQHLLSSSLDEIKSNGLAVVNLSGRDFTIKKQFVDDLETKSLPEVAKNLKKALLVMHSPQDTTVGVNNAEEIYVSAHHPKSFVSLDGADHLLTNKKDSAYVGDVISGWAKRYIDIPEQEILKSKHQVVASLNADDGFTTQMKVGSHYIIADEPISFGGNDFGPSPYEFVSAGLSACTAMTIQMYAKRKGWNVKNVQVHTSYGKTHALDCEACDESSSKIDTFNREIKFEGDLDDKQVQRLLQIADKCPVHKTLHNETQVITKLIN from the coding sequence ATGAGTTTAAAAAAAGTATCATTTTTAAATCGTGAAGGACAACAACTATCTGGTCGCTTAGAACTTCCTGCCGAACAGCAAGCGCATAACTTTGTAATATTTGCACATTGTTTTACATGTAATAAAAATTTATCTGCTGTAAAAAATATAAGTCGTGCTTTAACAAGCAATGGTTTTGGAGTGTTACGATTTGATTTTACTGGTTTAGGAGAAAGTGATGGTGATTTTGCCGATACTAATTTCTCAGGAAATGTTGAAGATTTAATTAGTGCTTCAAAATATCTAGAAGAGAACTATCTAGCTCCAACGCTTATTATTGGTCACTCCTTAGGTGGCGCTGCTTCCATTTTCGCAGCTTCACAATTAGATTCGATCAAAGCAGTAGCTACAGTAGGTGCGCCTTCAAACCCTAAACATGTTCAACATTTATTAAGTAGTAGTTTAGACGAAATAAAATCTAACGGATTAGCCGTTGTAAACTTGAGTGGTCGTGATTTTACTATAAAAAAGCAATTTGTAGATGATTTAGAAACTAAATCTCTTCCTGAAGTTGCAAAAAATTTAAAGAAAGCCTTACTGGTAATGCACTCACCTCAAGATACTACAGTAGGCGTTAATAATGCTGAAGAAATATATGTTTCTGCTCATCATCCAAAAAGTTTTGTTTCTCTGGATGGTGCTGATCATTTATTAACTAATAAAAAAGATTCTGCTTATGTTGGAGATGTAATTTCTGGATGGGCAAAACGTTATATAGATATTCCAGAGCAAGAAATTTTAAAATCTAAACATCAAGTTGTTGCGAGTTTAAATGCAGATGATGGGTTTACCACACAAATGAAAGTAGGTAGTCATTATATCATTGCCGATGAACCTATTAGTTTTGGAGGTAACGATTTTGGCCCCTCTCCTTATGAATTTGTTTCCGCTGGACTTTCTGCTTGTACAGCTATGACCATACAAATGTATGCGAAACGTAAAGGATGGAATGTGAAAAATGTACAAGTACATACTAGTTATGGTAAAACACACGCTCTAGATTGCGAAGCTTGTGACGAAAGTTCTTCTAAAATAGATACTTTTAATAGAGAAATTAAATTTGAAGGAGATTTAGATGATAAACAAGTACAACGTTTGTTACAAATTGCAGATAAATGTCCTGTCCATAAAACATTACATAACGAAACACAAGTTATTACTAAATTGATTAATTAA
- a CDS encoding TerB family tellurite resistance protein, whose amino-acid sequence MNPSSSGWIKKLLKSIILDDITSKLSETEFYNALKSCGFIYGNNIKIVHALIEKNDFTDEEKSKTNLFIALYYTHKSITPNIDFINSIIDFYTEINATKKSFFQEILNEKKSSRQLEKIIHKRVQIDDNFLTKNFNYFVINALLFVDILAYQEYLYKKQISKTYIKNLEATIETIVLNVLSSKTNRTKYDESLIKLFEASLRYQDNFDITYNEAIQYLKTNQEKQYVLDIACMATWSDKTIEINEQHFLQKLSSDLKLDKTTQKRSIQMVNHFYTVYKDNIALLSSKNIIKSFYDNSNKMVRVLISRNRKRLYNELIDSKELMILLSKSTVRDLTKEEQKKVQEQLLDIFKSIPSLAIFLLPGGALLLPIFIKFIPKLLPSAFDDNRIEE is encoded by the coding sequence ATGAACCCATCGAGTAGTGGCTGGATAAAAAAGCTGTTAAAATCTATTATTTTAGATGATATTACATCAAAATTATCCGAAACTGAGTTTTATAATGCTTTAAAGTCTTGTGGATTTATTTATGGAAATAATATTAAAATTGTACATGCTTTAATAGAAAAAAATGATTTTACTGATGAAGAAAAAAGTAAAACTAACTTATTTATAGCACTTTACTATACTCATAAAAGTATAACCCCTAATATCGATTTTATTAATAGTATCATTGATTTTTATACTGAAATTAATGCTACTAAAAAGTCGTTTTTTCAAGAAATTTTAAATGAAAAGAAATCAAGTAGGCAGTTAGAAAAAATTATACATAAACGTGTACAGATAGACGATAATTTTCTCACAAAAAACTTCAACTATTTTGTTATTAATGCATTGCTTTTTGTAGATATTCTTGCTTATCAAGAGTATTTATATAAAAAACAGATTTCTAAAACTTATATTAAAAACTTAGAAGCTACTATAGAAACTATAGTTTTAAACGTTTTAAGTTCAAAAACAAATCGAACAAAATACGATGAGAGTTTAATTAAATTATTTGAAGCTTCTTTACGTTATCAGGATAATTTTGATATTACTTATAATGAAGCAATACAGTATTTAAAAACAAATCAAGAAAAGCAATATGTTTTAGATATTGCCTGTATGGCAACTTGGAGTGATAAAACAATAGAAATTAACGAACAACATTTTTTACAAAAATTAAGTAGTGATTTAAAATTAGACAAAACTACACAAAAACGTTCTATACAAATGGTAAATCATTTTTATACTGTTTATAAGGACAATATTGCGCTTTTAAGTTCTAAAAATATTATAAAGAGTTTTTATGATAATTCTAATAAAATGGTTCGTGTTTTAATATCTAGAAACAGGAAACGATTATATAATGAGCTTATTGATAGTAAAGAGTTAATGATTCTTTTATCTAAATCTACCGTTCGTGATCTTACCAAAGAAGAGCAAAAAAAAGTGCAAGAACAATTATTAGATATTTTTAAAAGTATACCAAGTCTTGCTATTTTTTTACTTCCAGGAGGTGCTTTATTACTTCCTATTTTTATAAAATTTATACCTAAACTTTTACCTTCAGCTTTTGACGATAATCGAATTGAAGAGTAA
- a CDS encoding sigma-70 family RNA polymerase sigma factor — MDISILVEKFKQKDQKAFQTLYEMYNESMLGVIFNIVKDTAISEEIMQDVFIKAWNNSDSYSPEKGRFFTWILNIARNSAIDKIRSKTFKDSNKNLNSDFFVDIIESNDNLDRSTDAIGIRKIVSKLADKCKKIIDLLYLKGYTQKEASETLGMPIGTVKTNNRNCIKELRAMLDVQ; from the coding sequence ATGGATATTAGTATATTAGTCGAAAAATTTAAGCAAAAAGATCAAAAAGCATTTCAAACACTTTATGAAATGTATAATGAAAGTATGCTTGGTGTGATTTTTAATATAGTGAAAGATACAGCTATATCTGAAGAAATCATGCAAGATGTTTTTATTAAAGCTTGGAATAATTCTGATAGTTATTCACCTGAAAAAGGACGTTTTTTTACATGGATTTTAAATATTGCTCGTAATTCTGCCATAGATAAAATAAGGTCTAAAACATTTAAAGATTCAAATAAAAACCTAAACTCCGATTTTTTCGTAGATATAATTGAAAGTAATGATAATTTAGATCGAAGTACAGATGCCATTGGCATCAGAAAAATTGTAAGTAAATTGGCTGATAAATGTAAAAAGATTATTGATCTTCTATACCTTAAAGGATATACACAAAAAGAAGCATCAGAAACCTTAGGAATGCCAATTGGAACTGTAAAGACAAATAATAGGAATTGCATAAAAGAGCTTAGAGCAATGCTTGATGTACAATAA
- a CDS encoding YceI family protein produces the protein MKKISFLILLSIITFSCKKNAKETKNDETTNTEIEQFVVKPEATSVTWTAYKTTAKVGVGGEFNTLNFDNKAGASPEEALNNLSFSIPVSSLFTKDVGRDSKIKSFFFGAMLNTSLLKGSIKVNNGKYIASITMNGVTGDLPLEVSITEGRRVKLTGIMNLEEWDALEALETLNKACFDLHKGEDGVSKTWEEVAIEVSTYLRKN, from the coding sequence ATGAAAAAAATATCCTTTTTAATCTTACTAAGCATCATTACATTTTCTTGTAAAAAGAATGCTAAAGAGACAAAAAATGACGAAACTACAAATACAGAAATTGAACAATTTGTTGTTAAACCAGAAGCAACTTCTGTAACTTGGACTGCATATAAAACAACTGCCAAAGTTGGTGTTGGTGGTGAATTTAACACCTTGAATTTTGATAATAAAGCTGGAGCATCGCCAGAAGAAGCATTAAACAATTTGAGTTTTTCTATTCCTGTTAGTAGCTTATTTACTAAAGATGTGGGTAGGGATTCTAAAATAAAGTCATTTTTCTTTGGAGCTATGTTAAACACCTCTCTATTAAAAGGAAGCATAAAAGTTAATAATGGAAAATATATAGCTTCTATTACTATGAATGGTGTAACTGGTGACTTACCACTAGAGGTAAGTATTACAGAAGGAAGACGTGTAAAGTTAACAGGAATAATGAATCTTGAAGAATGGGATGCTTTAGAGGCCTTAGAAACCTTAAATAAAGCTTGCTTTGATCTTCATAAAGGTGAAGATGGTGTTAGTAAAACTTGGGAAGAAGTAGCTATAGAAGTAAGTACATATCTCAGAAAAAATTGA
- a CDS encoding DUF1456 family protein, with protein sequence MGLNNNDIFKKLRVAHKLRDDDIIKICALKDFRISKSELGAFFRNENHPKYMECGDQILRNFLDGLIIHLRGPMPEKKPQKNSNN encoded by the coding sequence ATGGGATTAAACAATAATGACATTTTTAAAAAATTACGCGTTGCTCACAAACTTAGAGATGACGATATCATTAAAATCTGTGCTTTAAAAGATTTTAGAATTAGTAAAAGTGAGCTTGGCGCTTTTTTTAGAAATGAAAATCATCCAAAATATATGGAATGTGGTGATCAAATTTTAAGAAACTTTTTAGATGGGTTGATTATCCACTTAAGAGGCCCAATGCCTGAAAAGAAACCACAAAAAAACTCAAATAATTAA
- a CDS encoding cell surface protein: MTTTKQILSLLVTLVLITSCKKTENNKVSNTNDYEVYLNAEYNEALVSTKKERQFWIDKLNQTPNQFPYLSKIAAAESQLFQITGNIDNLIRAEENLIKVNELTNYNSASNLRALSRNYISQHRFKEALILLKKAEANGENLEGTQKMLFDVYLELGDVKLAKQYLGKFVNLSDFDYLIRTSKWNDHIGNLEGAIKYMEKAVKKVEAANNEITMQWAYTNLADFYGHAGKIKESYNYFLKALELDPNDAYAKKGIAWIIYSHERDANEALRILNAITEDYYAPDYDLLKAEVSEFLNNHDEKSKFIKSYRSAVTNIQYGDMYNSYNVKLNNDKKEDMEVALALANREINNRPTAQSYDLLAWTYYNKGLLKEALQIVETNIKGKTFEPEVVYHMAEIYKANGYDDMASDLKPELLESAFELGPLAEQKIKLL; the protein is encoded by the coding sequence ATGACAACTACAAAACAAATATTAAGTTTATTAGTGACATTGGTATTAATTACTAGTTGTAAAAAAACTGAAAATAATAAGGTTTCAAATACTAATGATTATGAAGTTTATCTAAATGCAGAATACAATGAAGCATTAGTGTCAACAAAAAAAGAAAGACAATTTTGGATAGATAAATTAAATCAAACACCAAACCAATTTCCATATTTATCAAAGATTGCAGCAGCAGAATCTCAGTTATTTCAAATAACAGGAAATATAGATAACCTTATTAGAGCTGAAGAAAATTTAATTAAAGTTAATGAACTTACTAATTATAACAGTGCATCTAATTTAAGAGCATTGTCTAGAAATTATATTTCTCAACATCGTTTTAAAGAAGCTTTAATTTTATTAAAAAAAGCCGAAGCAAATGGAGAAAATTTAGAGGGCACTCAAAAAATGCTTTTTGATGTTTATCTTGAGTTAGGAGATGTAAAACTTGCAAAACAGTATTTAGGGAAGTTTGTTAATCTAAGTGATTTCGATTACTTAATAAGAACATCAAAATGGAATGATCATATAGGCAATTTAGAAGGGGCTATTAAATATATGGAAAAAGCAGTAAAAAAAGTTGAAGCTGCAAATAATGAAATAACTATGCAATGGGCTTATACTAATCTAGCAGATTTTTATGGGCACGCAGGTAAAATTAAGGAATCGTATAATTACTTTTTAAAAGCTTTAGAATTAGATCCAAATGATGCTTATGCAAAAAAAGGAATAGCTTGGATTATATATTCACATGAACGAGATGCAAATGAAGCATTACGAATCCTTAATGCAATTACAGAAGATTATTATGCTCCTGATTATGATTTGCTAAAAGCCGAAGTTTCTGAATTCCTGAATAACCATGACGAAAAAAGTAAATTTATAAAATCTTATAGATCAGCTGTAACTAATATACAATATGGTGATATGTATAATTCTTATAATGTAAAGCTAAATAATGATAAGAAAGAAGATATGGAAGTAGCTTTGGCACTTGCCAATCGAGAGATTAATAACAGACCTACTGCTCAATCATATGACTTACTAGCCTGGACTTATTATAATAAAGGATTATTAAAAGAAGCATTACAAATTGTAGAAACTAACATAAAAGGCAAAACATTTGAACCTGAAGTTGTATATCATATGGCAGAAATTTATAAAGCAAATGGATATGATGATATGGCTAGCGATTTAAAACCAGAACTCCTTGAAAGTGCTTTTGAATTAGGTCCTTTAGCAGAACAAAAAATTAAATTGCTCTAA
- a CDS encoding histidine kinase produces the protein MNNQLEPYRDDDYNSNYKKGEAYLRAKKKVEELTGFYWHIAVYIIVIPFLILINWWTFWGFKWFWFPVFGWGIGLTLHAFSVFGVGKRWEEEKIQQFMQKEQDDLNF, from the coding sequence ATGAATAATCAATTAGAACCATATAGAGATGACGATTATAATTCAAATTATAAAAAAGGAGAAGCTTATTTAAGAGCAAAGAAAAAAGTAGAAGAGCTTACAGGTTTTTATTGGCATATTGCTGTTTATATTATAGTCATTCCCTTTTTAATACTTATAAACTGGTGGACATTCTGGGGCTTTAAATGGTTTTGGTTCCCAGTGTTTGGCTGGGGTATAGGATTAACACTTCACGCTTTTAGTGTGTTTGGAGTAGGAAAACGATGGGAAGAAGAAAAAATCCAACAGTTTATGCAAAAAGAACAAGACGATTTAAATTTCTAA